The following are encoded together in the Phenylobacterium sp. NIBR 498073 genome:
- a CDS encoding LysR family transcriptional regulator → MSDFDINQVRRLDGGLLLVFRECLRRRKAQEAAQVLGLSPSAVSHALTRLRDLFGDPLFVRKPHGLVPTRRALELEPQVEALLQLAGAALGGREAFDPSTSQRVFRVSAPEFVTDLIGGRLLNALAAEAPGVLFTVEHMVQGRALEALRRGEIDLAVGRFAGGFGEHRTERLYEDRYCVAARRGHPLIDGRIDAQTYALAGHVYAMAGSETAGDENLPGPLEMTIVARAGAPHWMTVLVMVAASDAIATCPRRLAERHADMLGLQVMDPPFEPMRLAVEAVRRRRTDDPGIDWFLGQLRAAVG, encoded by the coding sequence ATGAGTGATTTCGATATCAATCAAGTCAGGCGGCTCGACGGCGGACTGCTGCTGGTGTTCCGCGAGTGTCTGCGGCGGCGCAAGGCGCAGGAGGCGGCGCAGGTGCTGGGCCTTAGCCCCTCGGCGGTCAGTCACGCCCTGACGCGGTTGCGCGATCTGTTCGGGGACCCGCTGTTCGTGCGCAAGCCCCATGGCCTGGTTCCGACCCGTCGGGCGCTGGAACTGGAGCCGCAGGTCGAGGCGTTGCTGCAGCTCGCGGGCGCGGCGCTCGGCGGGCGCGAGGCGTTCGATCCCTCTACGAGTCAGCGCGTATTCCGGGTTTCGGCTCCTGAATTCGTCACCGACCTGATCGGCGGGCGGCTGCTGAACGCCCTGGCGGCGGAAGCGCCGGGCGTCCTCTTCACGGTCGAGCACATGGTCCAGGGGCGGGCGCTGGAGGCGCTGCGGCGCGGGGAGATCGACCTGGCGGTCGGCCGGTTCGCCGGCGGCTTCGGTGAGCATCGGACCGAGCGGCTCTACGAGGATCGCTATTGCGTGGCCGCCCGGCGCGGGCATCCGCTCATCGACGGGCGCATCGACGCCCAGACCTATGCGCTCGCCGGTCACGTCTACGCCATGGCCGGCAGCGAGACGGCGGGCGACGAGAACCTGCCCGGCCCTCTGGAGATGACGATCGTCGCCCGCGCCGGCGCGCCGCACTGGATGACGGTGCTGGTGATGGTCGCGGCCAGCGACGCCATCGCCACCTGTCCGCGACGGCTGGCGGAGCGGCACGCGGACATGCTGGGCCTGCAGGTCATGGATCCGCCCTTCGAGCCGATGCGGCTGGCGGTCGAGGCCGTGCGGCGTCGCCGGACGGACGACCCCGGGATCGACTGGTTCCTGGGCCAGCTGCGGGCGGCGGTCGGCTAG
- a CDS encoding TorF family putative porin — MKLRSPAPPCGLLLALAAVLLPTGAQAQSNRGGLFSSVGLTSDYRYQGVSNSDGNPALQGYVHWWRPDGFYAGLFATQVDFDDPGDTSYELDLYGGKNIDLKDGKTRLTAEAMFTAFPNEHVWGPTYNFIQFKAAARRTEGPWVLTTTGSFVPEASYGAGEAWRLEGEAAYALRPNLSLKAGVGRRWIERGHDRTYWNIGATATWKQLSLELRYEDTDLTPAQCGFTDWCQPSVIGTLRVDLPPII, encoded by the coding sequence ATGAAACTGCGATCGCCTGCTCCCCCGTGCGGGCTCCTGCTCGCCCTGGCGGCCGTGCTTCTCCCAACTGGCGCCCAGGCCCAATCGAACCGGGGCGGGCTTTTCTCATCGGTCGGCCTGACCAGCGACTACCGCTATCAGGGGGTCAGCAATTCGGACGGAAACCCGGCCCTGCAGGGCTACGTCCACTGGTGGCGGCCAGACGGCTTCTATGCCGGGCTGTTCGCGACCCAGGTCGATTTCGACGACCCGGGCGACACCTCCTACGAACTCGACCTCTACGGCGGCAAGAATATCGACCTCAAGGACGGCAAGACCCGGCTGACTGCGGAGGCGATGTTCACCGCCTTCCCGAACGAACATGTCTGGGGCCCGACCTACAACTTCATCCAGTTCAAGGCCGCCGCCCGCCGGACCGAGGGCCCTTGGGTTTTGACCACCACCGGCAGCTTCGTGCCCGAGGCCTCCTACGGCGCCGGCGAGGCCTGGCGGCTGGAGGGCGAAGCCGCCTACGCCCTGCGGCCGAACCTGTCCCTCAAGGCCGGGGTCGGCCGCCGGTGGATCGAGCGCGGCCACGACCGCACCTATTGGAACATCGGCGCGACGGCGACCTGGAAGCAGCTGTCTCTCGAGCTGCGCTACGAGGACACCGATCTCACCCCCGCCCAGTGCGGCTTCACCGACTGGTGCCAGCCCAGCGTGATCGGGACGCTTCGGGTCGACCTGCCGCCGATCATATAA
- a CDS encoding globin-coupled sensor protein, whose product MTSSNALAERLDFIKLTPAALRDIQGVKSIIMQELPGALDRFYEQVRATPQTRAFFSSEGHISGAKNKQVDHWDTISSGRLDERYVSAVTTVGEVHARIGLEPRWYIGGYALVLDALIEKLLAARWPKGGFGVKSTNSRQVAAELGALVKATLLDMDFAISVYLESLEGARREADAQRRQVEEEQNKVVEILADSLRRLADGDLTAHIDAAFTGAHEQIKNDFNAAVDSLRTAIGAISEATGTLRSGSDEIAAASNDLSHRTEQQAASLEETAAALDQITATVKRSAEGARQASSAASSAKEGAISSGDVVRDAVAAMGEIEQSSGQITQIIGVIDEIAFQTNLLALNAGVEAARAGEAGRGFAVVASEVRALAQRSADAAKEIKALISSSTEQVSRGVKLVGATGEALTGIVSKVTEIDGLISEIAMSSNEQAVSLNEVNSAVNQMDEVTQQNAAMVEEVTAAAASLKGEGVELARLVTRFRTGAEAARPAPEAAREGRHQPARNPVRRAQAQIAAAAQQWEEF is encoded by the coding sequence ATGACGTCATCGAACGCGTTGGCCGAACGGCTCGATTTCATCAAGCTCACCCCGGCCGCCCTGCGGGACATTCAGGGCGTCAAATCCATCATCATGCAGGAGCTTCCGGGCGCGCTCGACCGCTTCTACGAGCAGGTTCGCGCAACGCCCCAGACCCGCGCGTTCTTCTCCAGCGAAGGCCACATCTCCGGGGCCAAGAACAAGCAGGTCGACCACTGGGACACCATCTCCAGCGGCCGCTTGGACGAGCGCTATGTGAGCGCCGTCACCACCGTCGGCGAGGTCCACGCCAGGATCGGCCTGGAGCCGCGCTGGTACATCGGCGGCTACGCCCTGGTGCTGGACGCCCTGATCGAGAAACTGCTGGCCGCCCGCTGGCCGAAGGGCGGCTTCGGCGTGAAGTCGACGAACTCCAGGCAGGTCGCCGCCGAGTTGGGCGCCTTGGTCAAGGCCACCCTGCTCGACATGGACTTCGCGATCTCGGTCTACCTGGAATCGCTGGAGGGCGCCCGCCGCGAGGCCGACGCCCAGCGCCGCCAGGTCGAGGAGGAGCAGAACAAGGTCGTCGAGATCCTCGCCGACAGCCTGCGGCGGCTGGCCGACGGCGACCTCACCGCCCACATCGACGCCGCCTTCACCGGCGCGCACGAGCAGATCAAGAACGACTTCAACGCCGCCGTCGACTCGCTGCGCACCGCCATCGGCGCGATCTCCGAGGCGACCGGCACGCTGCGCAGCGGCTCCGACGAGATCGCCGCGGCCTCCAACGACCTGTCGCACCGCACCGAACAGCAGGCCGCCAGCCTGGAGGAGACCGCCGCCGCGCTCGACCAGATCACCGCCACGGTCAAGCGCAGCGCCGAGGGCGCGCGCCAGGCCTCCTCCGCCGCCTCGAGCGCCAAGGAGGGGGCGATCTCCTCGGGCGACGTGGTCCGCGACGCCGTCGCGGCGATGGGCGAGATCGAGCAGAGCTCGGGCCAGATCACCCAGATCATCGGGGTGATCGACGAGATCGCCTTCCAGACCAACCTGCTGGCGCTGAACGCCGGGGTCGAAGCCGCCCGCGCCGGGGAAGCGGGCCGCGGCTTCGCGGTCGTCGCCTCCGAGGTCCGGGCCCTGGCCCAACGCTCGGCCGACGCCGCCAAGGAGATCAAGGCCCTGATCTCCTCCTCGACCGAACAGGTCTCGCGCGGGGTCAAGCTGGTCGGCGCGACCGGCGAGGCCCTGACCGGCATCGTCTCCAAGGTCACCGAGATCGACGGCCTGATCTCCGAGATCGCCATGTCCTCGAACGAGCAGGCGGTCAGCCTCAACGAGGTCAACAGCGCCGTGAACCAGATGGACGAGGTGACCCAGCAGAACGCCGCCATGGTCGAAGAGGTCACCGCCGCGGCCGCCAGCCTCAAGGGCGAAGGCGTCGAGCTGGCCCGCCTGGTCACCCGCTTCCGGACCGGCGCGGAAGCCGCCCGTCCCGCGCCGGAGGCCGCGCGCGAAGGCCGCCACCAGCCGGCCCGCAACCCGGTCCGCCGGGCCCAGGCCCAGATCGCCGCCGCCGCCCAGCAGTGGGAGGAGTTCTGA
- a CDS encoding DegT/DnrJ/EryC1/StrS aminotransferase family protein translates to MPIPFIDLQAQRARLGQPLEDAILKVVRSGAYIMGPEIAQFEKELGAFGDAPFVLSCGSGTEALQLPLMAWGVGPGDAVFCPSFTFAATAEVMPLVGASPVFVDILDDTYNLDPAALDAAIEAVKAQGKLTPKAVIAVDLFGQPADYPAISAVAKKHGLKLISDSAQGFGCTLAGQHPIHWADVTTTSFFPAKPLGCYGDGGAVLCKDERLHDLLVSLRVHGQAVKSDLEGKTFDHDPKYLNLRIGMNSRMDTIQAAVLLQKLTIFADEIEARNRVADRYAAGLGDVVKIPKVIDGGVSVWAQYTIEVDDRDGLIAHLKGQDVPTAVYYPIPIHRQDVYSAYPAPGGLPVTDAKSKVVMSLPMHPYLTQDDQDRVIAAIRAYVKRNG, encoded by the coding sequence ATGCCGATCCCCTTCATCGACCTGCAAGCCCAACGCGCGCGCCTCGGCCAGCCGCTGGAGGACGCGATCCTCAAGGTCGTCCGGTCCGGCGCCTACATCATGGGACCGGAGATCGCCCAGTTCGAAAAGGAGCTCGGCGCCTTCGGCGACGCGCCGTTCGTGCTGTCCTGCGGCTCGGGCACCGAGGCGCTGCAACTGCCGCTGATGGCCTGGGGCGTCGGGCCGGGCGACGCGGTGTTCTGCCCGTCCTTCACCTTCGCGGCCACGGCCGAGGTCATGCCGCTGGTCGGCGCCTCGCCGGTGTTCGTCGATATCCTCGACGACACCTACAACCTCGATCCCGCCGCCCTCGACGCCGCCATCGAAGCGGTGAAGGCGCAAGGCAAGCTGACCCCCAAGGCGGTGATCGCCGTCGACCTGTTCGGCCAGCCGGCCGACTATCCGGCGATCTCGGCGGTCGCCAAGAAGCACGGCCTGAAGCTGATCTCCGACAGCGCCCAGGGCTTCGGCTGCACCCTCGCCGGCCAGCACCCGATCCATTGGGCCGACGTCACCACCACCAGCTTCTTTCCGGCCAAGCCGCTCGGCTGCTACGGCGACGGCGGGGCGGTGCTGTGCAAGGACGAACGCCTGCACGACCTGCTGGTCAGCTTGCGCGTCCACGGCCAGGCGGTGAAATCCGACCTCGAGGGCAAGACCTTCGACCATGACCCCAAGTACCTGAACCTGCGCATCGGCATGAACAGCCGCATGGACACCATCCAGGCCGCGGTGCTGCTGCAGAAGCTGACCATCTTCGCCGACGAGATCGAGGCCCGGAATCGCGTCGCTGACCGCTACGCCGCCGGCCTCGGCGACGTCGTCAAGATTCCGAAGGTGATCGACGGCGGGGTCAGCGTCTGGGCCCAGTACACCATCGAGGTGGACGACCGCGACGGCCTGATCGCCCACCTGAAGGGCCAGGACGTGCCGACCGCCGTCTACTACCCGATCCCGATCCATCGCCAGGACGTCTATTCGGCCTATCCGGCCCCCGGCGGCCTGCCGGTCACCGACGCCAAGTCCAAGGTGGTGATGAGCCTGCCGATGCACCCCTACCTGACGCAGGACGATCAGGACCGGGTCATCGCCGCCATCCGCGCCTATGTGAAGCGCAACGGCTGA
- a CDS encoding alpha/beta fold hydrolase, which yields MALLDSQERVDDPPPPDGSRLVIETMYQVAANPEAWERLIDVLEDDGLGREPGPEILRGLALSEDIARLASRPDEGPATSARPDIGWLLLSSRGKVMAHNGAALTALGEAVAGLVIGQAVAFSNPDNAEALAGALARTRGRAGGQVILKLERGREEGPGFAYVMPARSLPGLADLPVMALEEDCFAVMFPAATEAGRLWSSLSESFGLTPAEVRLARKLRDGRSLQEAADELSVSVNTVRNQLRAVFDKMGLKRQSDLIRALTELSSLAGLIEADDPVRAQQETIAEAPPVRFVTLADGRRLAYREYGDRGGRAVLTFHEGLGSSLLPPGTDSAARRLGLRVVCAERPGFGQSDPRPDYSFDGVAQDMVELCDQVGLERLQIAAVLSGTPSAIQTAIALGERVTRVQIFSGRPPRAQPDPARNPLTMMRSRIEANPWLVESFLAVLRLRLSQAMMIRVMQRSSAQSPGDLAYLAAHPEAATYVAAYMTEALACSSRGPADELRAFRRGRNMSVSGLMAPLVVWHGEQDRLAPLPQLLAFLGSHVSEVRMRPGVGHFLALRHWDEILREMAGGAGVR from the coding sequence ATGGCCCTGCTCGATAGTCAGGAACGCGTAGACGACCCGCCGCCGCCGGACGGCTCGCGGCTGGTGATCGAGACCATGTACCAGGTCGCCGCAAATCCCGAGGCATGGGAGCGGCTGATCGACGTGCTCGAAGATGACGGGCTGGGCCGCGAGCCGGGCCCCGAGATTCTGCGCGGCCTGGCGCTCAGCGAGGACATCGCCCGCTTGGCCAGCCGCCCCGACGAGGGGCCGGCGACCAGCGCCCGCCCGGACATCGGGTGGCTGCTGCTCAGCAGCCGCGGCAAGGTGATGGCGCACAACGGCGCGGCCCTGACCGCGCTGGGCGAGGCGGTGGCGGGGCTCGTGATCGGGCAGGCGGTGGCCTTCTCCAATCCCGACAACGCCGAGGCCCTGGCCGGCGCCTTGGCGCGGACGCGCGGACGCGCGGGCGGTCAGGTGATCCTGAAACTGGAACGCGGCCGCGAGGAGGGCCCGGGCTTCGCCTATGTCATGCCGGCGAGGTCCTTGCCGGGGCTCGCCGACCTGCCGGTGATGGCGCTCGAGGAGGACTGCTTCGCAGTGATGTTCCCGGCCGCGACCGAGGCCGGGCGACTGTGGAGTTCGCTGTCGGAGAGCTTCGGCCTGACGCCGGCCGAGGTGCGGCTGGCGCGCAAGCTGCGGGACGGCCGCTCGCTGCAGGAGGCGGCCGACGAACTGTCGGTCAGCGTCAACACCGTGCGCAACCAGTTGCGGGCGGTCTTCGACAAGATGGGGCTGAAGCGGCAGAGCGACCTGATCCGGGCCCTGACCGAACTGTCGTCCCTGGCCGGATTGATCGAAGCGGACGATCCGGTCCGCGCCCAGCAGGAGACGATCGCCGAGGCCCCGCCGGTGCGCTTCGTCACCCTGGCCGACGGGCGCAGGCTGGCCTATCGCGAGTACGGCGATCGCGGCGGACGGGCGGTGCTGACCTTCCACGAGGGGCTCGGCTCGAGCCTGTTGCCGCCCGGCACCGACTCTGCGGCGCGACGGCTGGGCCTGCGGGTGGTCTGCGCCGAGCGACCCGGCTTCGGACAGTCCGACCCGCGGCCGGACTACAGCTTCGACGGGGTGGCCCAGGACATGGTCGAGCTGTGCGACCAGGTCGGCCTGGAGCGCCTGCAGATCGCCGCGGTGCTGTCGGGAACGCCGTCGGCGATCCAGACCGCCATCGCCCTGGGCGAGCGGGTGACACGCGTGCAGATTTTTTCCGGCCGCCCGCCGCGGGCCCAGCCCGACCCGGCGCGCAATCCGCTGACCATGATGCGTAGCCGCATCGAAGCCAATCCGTGGTTGGTCGAGAGTTTCCTGGCGGTGCTGCGGCTGCGGCTGTCGCAGGCGATGATGATCCGGGTGATGCAACGCTCCAGCGCCCAGTCGCCCGGGGACCTGGCCTATCTGGCCGCCCACCCGGAGGCGGCGACCTATGTCGCGGCCTATATGACCGAGGCGCTGGCCTGTTCCAGTCGCGGGCCCGCGGACGAGCTGCGGGCCTTCCGGCGGGGGCGCAACATGAGCGTCAGCGGGCTGATGGCGCCGTTGGTCGTCTGGCACGGCGAGCAGGATCGCCTGGCGCCGCTGCCGCAGCTGCTGGCGTTCCTCGGCTCGCACGTGAGCGAGGTGCGCATGCGGCCGGGCGTCGGCCATTTCCTGGCCCTGCGGCATTGGGACGAGATCCTGCGCGAGATGGCGGGCGGCGCCGGCGTTCGGTGA
- a CDS encoding zinc-binding alcohol dehydrogenase family protein, whose protein sequence is MKAAVYYENGGPEVLKYEDFPDPDLHPRGVIIKVEAIAIEGGDTLNRWRGPLMTNPHVVGYQAAGEIVAVGAEVTHLKLGQKVATVNNWGSHAELRSVPARNCWVIPDGFDVKKAAAIPVTFGTADDCLFEAGRLKAGETVLVQAGASGVGVAAIQLAKRAGATVLATASSDERLERLKPLGLDHGINYAREDVVKEVMRLTDKKGVDVVVDSVGGPTLQGSINALAYRGRVSMVGAAGREPMVVDVGAMMGGNRQLRGVFLGAEIMTDRVHDNIQRLIDEAARGELEVLIDKVFPLSDAAGAHAYIESRAAVGRVVLVP, encoded by the coding sequence ATGAAGGCGGCGGTCTATTACGAGAACGGCGGCCCCGAGGTCCTGAAATACGAGGACTTCCCCGATCCCGACCTGCATCCGCGCGGCGTGATCATCAAGGTCGAGGCGATCGCCATCGAAGGCGGCGACACCCTCAACCGCTGGCGCGGCCCGCTGATGACCAACCCGCACGTGGTCGGCTACCAGGCCGCCGGCGAGATCGTCGCGGTCGGCGCCGAGGTCACCCATCTGAAGCTCGGCCAGAAGGTCGCCACCGTGAACAACTGGGGCAGCCACGCCGAACTGCGCTCGGTGCCGGCCCGCAACTGCTGGGTCATTCCGGACGGCTTCGACGTCAAGAAGGCCGCCGCGATCCCGGTCACCTTCGGCACCGCCGACGACTGCCTGTTCGAGGCCGGCCGCCTGAAGGCCGGCGAGACCGTCCTGGTCCAGGCCGGGGCCTCGGGCGTCGGCGTGGCCGCCATCCAGCTCGCCAAGCGCGCCGGCGCCACCGTCCTGGCCACCGCCTCGTCGGACGAGCGCCTGGAACGCCTCAAGCCGCTCGGTCTCGACCACGGCATCAACTACGCCCGCGAGGACGTGGTGAAGGAGGTCATGCGCCTGACCGACAAGAAGGGCGTCGATGTGGTCGTTGATTCCGTCGGCGGCCCGACCCTGCAGGGTTCTATCAACGCCCTGGCCTATCGCGGTCGCGTCTCGATGGTCGGCGCCGCCGGCCGCGAGCCGATGGTCGTCGACGTCGGCGCGATGATGGGCGGCAACCGCCAGCTGCGCGGCGTCTTCCTCGGCGCCGAGATCATGACCGACCGGGTGCACGACAACATCCAGCGCCTGATCGACGAGGCCGCCCGCGGCGAGCTGGAAGTCCTGATCGACAAGGTCTTCCCGCTGTCCGACGCCGCCGGCGCCCACGCCTACATCGAAAGCCGCGCCGCCGTCGGCCGCGTGGTGCTGGTTCCGTAA
- a CDS encoding alpha/beta hydrolase translates to MPRAQNGSVELEYETFGAETAPAVVVISGLGSQMTRWPVDFCEKLAARGYRVIRMDNRDTGLSTWFKPGETYSLSDMAADVVAVLDAAGAAKAHVAGVSMGGMIAQAVAIDHPGRVLSMTSIMSATGAPGTLDPTPEAGAVLTVAPPDPATDYEAFLANAVKNSEIIGSPSYPWPPGALRQRAVDEHARAFNPTGSVRQMGAIRGDGDRTERLGKLKVPAVVLHGADDPLVRLVGGEATAAAIPGAELRVVPGMGHDLPPALHDTFIDAILAAAARA, encoded by the coding sequence ATGCCCCGCGCCCAGAACGGATCGGTCGAACTCGAGTACGAAACCTTCGGCGCCGAGACGGCGCCGGCCGTCGTGGTGATCAGCGGCCTCGGCTCGCAGATGACCCGCTGGCCGGTCGACTTCTGCGAAAAGCTCGCCGCCCGCGGCTATCGCGTGATCCGCATGGACAACCGCGACACCGGCCTGTCGACCTGGTTCAAGCCGGGCGAGACCTACAGCCTCTCCGACATGGCCGCCGATGTGGTCGCCGTGCTTGACGCAGCCGGCGCGGCCAAGGCCCACGTGGCCGGCGTCTCGATGGGCGGCATGATCGCCCAGGCCGTCGCGATCGATCATCCCGGGCGCGTGCTGTCGATGACCTCGATCATGTCGGCCACCGGCGCGCCGGGCACCCTGGATCCGACTCCCGAAGCCGGCGCCGTGCTGACCGTGGCGCCGCCCGATCCCGCCACCGACTACGAGGCCTTCCTCGCCAACGCCGTGAAGAATTCCGAGATCATCGGCAGCCCGTCCTATCCCTGGCCGCCCGGCGCCCTGCGCCAGCGCGCCGTCGACGAGCACGCCCGCGCCTTCAACCCGACCGGCTCGGTCCGCCAGATGGGCGCCATCCGCGGCGACGGCGACCGCACCGAGCGGCTCGGCAAGCTCAAGGTTCCCGCCGTCGTGCTGCACGGGGCCGACGATCCGCTGGTGCGGCTGGTCGGCGGCGAGGCCACCGCCGCGGCCATTCCCGGTGCAGAGCTTCGGGTCGTCCCTGGCATGGGCCACGACCTGCCGCCGGCCCTGCACGACACCTTCATCGACGCCATCCTCGCCGCCGCCGCGCGCGCCTGA
- a CDS encoding SDR family NAD(P)-dependent oxidoreductase — MGRLSGKTAVITGAGSGIGRAASLLFAAEGAKLVIADKTDGAVETARLVAEAGGKAVALTGDAGDEAFVESLVKTATAEFGGLDVAWANAGISGGWTGFDEQDGAFWAEILRVNLIGAFLLVKHASRVMIPTGKGSIICTASVAGIRSGAGGSPYSASKAGVINLAQTSANEFYGTGVRVNAICPGLIETGMTQAIFDGARARGNEDKIGQLNPMTRGGVPIEIANAALFLASDESSYVNGQAIVVDGGLSSSHPVVRRKK, encoded by the coding sequence ATGGGACGTCTCTCGGGCAAGACCGCCGTCATCACCGGCGCCGGCTCCGGCATCGGCCGCGCCGCCTCGCTGCTGTTCGCGGCCGAGGGCGCCAAGCTCGTCATCGCCGACAAGACCGACGGCGCGGTCGAGACCGCCCGCCTGGTGGCCGAGGCCGGCGGCAAGGCAGTGGCCCTGACCGGCGACGCCGGCGACGAGGCCTTCGTCGAGAGCCTGGTCAAGACCGCGACCGCCGAGTTCGGCGGCCTCGACGTCGCCTGGGCCAACGCCGGCATCTCCGGCGGCTGGACCGGCTTCGACGAGCAGGACGGCGCCTTCTGGGCCGAGATCCTGCGGGTCAACCTGATCGGGGCCTTCCTGCTGGTGAAGCACGCCTCGCGGGTGATGATCCCGACCGGCAAGGGCTCGATCATCTGCACCGCCTCGGTGGCGGGCATCCGCTCGGGCGCCGGCGGCTCTCCCTACTCGGCCTCCAAGGCCGGGGTGATCAACCTCGCCCAGACCTCGGCCAACGAGTTCTACGGCACCGGCGTGCGCGTCAACGCCATCTGCCCCGGCCTGATCGAGACCGGCATGACCCAGGCGATCTTCGACGGCGCCCGGGCCCGCGGCAACGAGGACAAGATCGGCCAGCTCAACCCTATGACCCGCGGCGGCGTGCCGATCGAGATCGCCAACGCCGCCCTGTTCCTGGCCTCGGACGAAAGCTCCTACGTCAACGGCCAGGCGATCGTGGTCGACGGCGGCCTGTCGTCCTCGCATCCGGTGGTGCGTCGCAAGAAATGA
- a CDS encoding histidine phosphatase family protein, with translation MIYLLRHGQTDYNRDGRLQGQTDSQLTSLGMAQVQAMANVLADQIGDTEGWRILASPLRRTRQSAAIVSRTLRLPVEIDPALIEVGCGSWENRMYADLRLEHPETFAGREWVFGSPDGERFEDVDARVRPWLAALPPEPDRKIIAVSHGIAGVLMRGAYQGLSREATMQQDTPQDALFRLWDGTVERLACAPVAA, from the coding sequence ATGATCTACCTGCTGCGTCACGGCCAGACCGACTACAACCGCGACGGCCGCCTCCAGGGCCAGACCGACTCCCAGCTGACCTCGCTGGGCATGGCCCAGGTCCAGGCCATGGCCAACGTCCTGGCCGACCAGATCGGCGACACCGAGGGCTGGCGCATCCTCGCCAGCCCGCTGCGCCGCACCCGCCAGTCGGCGGCCATCGTCTCGCGCACCCTGCGCCTGCCGGTGGAGATCGATCCGGCCCTGATCGAGGTCGGCTGCGGCTCGTGGGAGAACCGCATGTACGCGGACCTGCGCCTTGAGCATCCGGAGACCTTCGCCGGGCGCGAATGGGTGTTCGGCAGCCCGGACGGCGAGCGGTTCGAGGACGTCGACGCCCGGGTCCGCCCCTGGCTGGCCGCCCTGCCGCCGGAGCCGGACCGCAAGATCATCGCTGTCAGCCACGGCATCGCCGGGGTGCTGATGCGCGGCGCCTATCAGGGGCTCTCGCGCGAGGCGACCATGCAGCAGGACACCCCGCAGGACGCGCTGTTCCGCCTCTGGGATGGAACGGTGGAACGCCTGGCCTGCGCGCCGGTGGCCGCGTGA
- a CDS encoding histidine phosphatase family protein: MIYLVRHGETAFNAERRQQGHLDSPLTTLGRAQGAAIGRLLRDLIDEPDGWRLISSPLGRAQATAGLIAEALGLPIETDRRVIEVSFGEWDGRLRDELAAEHPETFGRGGWQFAAPGGESYESVEARVGDWLASLPPEPQRKVIVVSHGGSGRVVRGTYLGLPRAETLAQEVPQDAVFRLASGAVERIDCEVAAQ; the protein is encoded by the coding sequence GTGATCTACCTCGTCCGTCACGGTGAAACGGCGTTCAACGCCGAGCGGCGTCAGCAGGGGCATCTCGATTCCCCGCTGACGACGCTCGGCCGCGCGCAGGGCGCGGCCATCGGCCGGTTGCTGCGGGACCTGATCGACGAACCTGACGGTTGGCGGCTGATTTCCAGCCCGCTCGGTCGCGCCCAGGCCACCGCCGGCCTGATCGCCGAGGCCCTCGGCCTGCCCATCGAAACCGACCGCCGGGTCATCGAGGTGTCGTTCGGGGAGTGGGACGGGCGCCTGCGCGACGAACTCGCCGCCGAGCACCCGGAGACCTTCGGCCGCGGCGGCTGGCAGTTCGCAGCCCCCGGCGGCGAGAGCTACGAAAGCGTCGAGGCCCGCGTCGGAGACTGGCTGGCCAGCTTGCCGCCGGAACCGCAGCGCAAGGTGATCGTGGTCAGCCACGGCGGCTCGGGCCGCGTCGTCCGCGGCACCTATCTCGGCCTCCCGCGGGCCGAGACCCTGGCGCAGGAGGTGCCGCAGGACGCCGTGTTCCGGCTGGCTAGTGGAGCAGTCGAGAGAATTGATTGCGAAGTCGCGGCTCAATAG
- a CDS encoding YebC/PmpR family DNA-binding transcriptional regulator, giving the protein MAGHSKFKNIMHRKGRADAARSKLFSKLSREITVAAKSGMPDPAMNPRLRLAVTNARAESMPKDNIERAIKKGAGGDGENYEEVRYEGFGPGGVNIIVEGLTDNRNRAASNIRTIFSKNGGNLGASGSVTFQFDRLGELTYPASVGSEDKVMEAAIEAGAQDVESDEEAHIVYTAFEDFAEVAAALEGVLGEAKTSKIVWRPKTYVNVDAEAVPTLLKLIDALDDDDDVQNVYGDYDISDEDMEKFG; this is encoded by the coding sequence ATGGCCGGACATTCCAAGTTCAAGAACATCATGCACCGCAAAGGCCGCGCCGACGCGGCGCGGTCCAAGCTGTTCTCCAAGCTGTCGCGTGAAATCACCGTCGCCGCCAAGTCGGGCATGCCCGACCCGGCGATGAACCCCCGCCTGCGCCTGGCCGTGACCAACGCGCGGGCCGAGTCCATGCCCAAGGACAACATCGAGCGGGCCATCAAGAAGGGCGCCGGCGGCGACGGCGAGAACTACGAGGAAGTCCGCTACGAAGGCTTCGGCCCGGGCGGCGTCAACATCATCGTCGAAGGCCTGACCGACAACCGCAACCGCGCGGCCTCGAACATCCGCACGATCTTTTCGAAGAACGGCGGCAACCTCGGCGCCTCGGGTTCGGTGACCTTCCAGTTCGACCGCCTGGGCGAGTTGACCTATCCGGCCAGCGTCGGTTCGGAAGACAAGGTGATGGAAGCGGCCATTGAGGCCGGGGCCCAGGACGTCGAGTCCGACGAAGAAGCCCACATCGTCTACACCGCCTTCGAGGACTTCGCCGAAGTGGCCGCGGCGCTGGAAGGCGTGCTGGGCGAGGCCAAGACCAGCAAGATCGTCTGGCGGCCGAAGACCTACGTCAATGTCGACGCCGAGGCCGTGCCGACCCTGCTCAAGCTGATCGACGCCCTGGACGACGACGACGACGTCCAGAACGTCTACGGCGACTACGACATCTCCGACGAGGACATGGAGAAGTTCGGCTAG